In the genome of Electrophorus electricus isolate fEleEle1 chromosome 21, fEleEle1.pri, whole genome shotgun sequence, the window AAGATCCCTCGGGATGTGTCGGGGAGAATTCCAGAGTTTGGCACCATGTCAGCAAAAGGCAGCCTCAAAACTCTTGGTGGGCAACATAATCTTGTTTTGTGAGTTGATCTGTGGACCTTTGAGCATGCTTGCCTTGTGAGCTTACTGCTGAGATATAAAGGAGCAAGACCATGTAAACTTGTAAGTAAGCAGTAGAATTTTAAAGTCACATCTAGATAACACAGGTAGCCAAGGCGACTCTTTATGGATGGGTATAATATGACCTCTCATCTTTGTGCATGTTAgtactctggctgctgcattttgaacctTCTGCAGGCCTGAAATCGTATTCTTAGCAAAACCTGCTAGCAGAGCATTATAGTGGCCCAGATGTAAAGATACAATTGAATGCAGTAGTTTTGCATTATCTGTTGCTGTGAAGATATTCCTAACCTTGGCTATGTTACGAAGATGACAGAAGATGACAGACACTGTTCTGCAGATATTCCTAACTTGACATTTAAAGTTTGGGTCATAGTCAGTTGTGACTGTAACGGTGAGCTGTGAGGACGCgaatgcatgtgcggagaagagcgagatttattatgggtaaatccaaaatcagagtcgttgtggTAGTTCAGGGTCATAATACCAACATGCAGAGCATGGGGatacataaacaaatgaaaacacataaacaatgaacagtcaAGACACAGCGAGCAAcacaggatttaaatacatgaacttaacaagactagaaacaagggacaggtgtggaaaatcaaacaaggggcggagaaaatcaaactatggcatggagctaaaatacacaagacagggaaaacatggaacatggaagctgggagggactaattgtgacagACACCTAGGTTTTTGATATAGTGTTGGGCCTTAACTGACAGGAACTCTAGATATATTACAGCATCAGTGCGCTCATGACTATTCCCGATCATAATATATTCCATTTTGTTCTCAATGAGTTGCAGGACATTATGACCCATCCAGAAGTTGATATCTTTTAATCAATTAAAATTCAAGTCAATGGATCCCAGAGGGTCCATGGCTAGGGACATACAATTTTGTGTCATTTGCATACTGGTGGTAtaagattttatatttactgAAGATTGTGACTTATGAAAGCTTATAAAGTCTAAAGAGTGCTGGCCCCTAAATTGAGCTCTGGGGGACAGCACAGATAGAGCAACTACCATAAAAGTGTGACATAATACTCCGGACTGCACAGGCACATCTGAATTATTAAAATCAATTCAAGTAAAGCAAGATATATCTTGCTGAAGCTCATAGTACTGCAACCCTCAACAATCACACTAATTGGAATTTATAGGCCACCAGGACCAAATTCAGAATTTACCAGTGAGTTTGCTGATTTCCACGATAATCAAATTCCATTattagaaagagccattattaaTGGTGATTTCAAAATTCACTTTTAGAGTGCCCAAGATCCTTTGAGATTGGCCTTTATTTCTATACTAGAAAGAGAGAACCCACACGCTCCAGTGGACATACACTTGATTTAGGACTGACATATGGCACAGACATGGAGAACATAGTCATTTtaccccagtctgatgccatGTCAGACCATTCCCTTATTTCATTTAAACTACATATCAATTACAATCCAGTCACCTCACCTCATTACCACATTAGACACAGAATGATGTCAGCTAGTGCAGCTTTATTGCAGATCTCCAGATTCATCATTTCTGACTAGGAAACCCACAATCCCtacagaacttgatcaaatgactgaatgcttagaataaGCGTTTGACTGCACACTTAATGATGTTGCTCCATGTAACAATGAAACAttagagtaaaaaaaattatactctGCTATAATGATaacatttgcaatttaaaacagaacactcaaTAGAGAGAATGCAAATGGCACCACAATAAATTTGTAGGCTTCCAGTTTGCATGGAACAAGGGCTTTCTTAACTATAGAGAGGTATTTGTTACCATTCGAACAGCTTATCTCTCTACCATTATAGGAAATAAATATAACCCTTTTAATTTGGTACAATTGCACAattaactaggaataaaactgacaccaaaaCTCAGATTACATCATGTAGTCACATGACTTCATCACATTTACCACatttaagcacattagagattaGATGTAACaattagagataacattcagagtaaTAATGTAGCATCAGGCAGTTACATAGAAACCAAAACAGTCATGTCAATAAATGCATTAGAATTCTTTACTGCATCCAAGCACCTGAACTAACATCTTTGATCTATTGCTCAAAATCTTCCAGCTGTTTATTAGATTCATTGTCCAAACAGTTTCTTAAAGAATATCTAACAGAAGTCATCAAACCtctaataattataataaactcCTAACTGAACATTGGCTTCATACCTAAATCATTCATTATTAGCAGTCATCATACGAGTCATCAAGAGAGTTAACCTTGACCTGTGTCAGCTGTGAAACTCCAAGTAAATCTCTAACCTTCCCTTTATTTCTAAGATCCAGTCTTCCACATTAGACTCTTGTAATGGGTTTGTGGAGGAGaaatcaataggactcgagccagatgtgcaagctttattggttctgtcccttatgcatcgagggagagaagcctcaaacttctctctcacatgagttcatatacccccaccattccctgCTGTTCTCTCATGTGCTAATCTTGTGACTCCAGGTTCCAGGACTCTCAAccatccttgaacattctttcctgctaaaagcTAGTTGTTActctctgctgctgcacccctgcccagcaacagttaagcgataactgtcatactccatcacttctctatttgCCTgtcttgcagactggtcaagagagggcaaaggtcacatagtccttacttcctcctttaagcaagcattaagcattttccctcacagaTTAATATCTggttgtaccactaagtgcataaacaagctCCAGTTAATTCAAAATGCGGCAGCCATaattcttactagaactagaacgTTTGATCATATTACTCCTAATTTTAGCTACATTGCATTGGCTCTTAGTAAAATTTCTtattgaatataaaatacttctaatgacctacaaagcactgaacaaTCTTGCCATGTTGCTTTGCCAGATGGGATTCAATCACACCTACACTCAAACGAAGACTAGGATCTCTAGGAACCTGGAATAGACTTCCCTTGCTGATTTATTGTCATCACATATTTTGTACTTTACTGTTTGTATTGTTTCCAGTGTGGTGTCTGGTGTTGAACAGAAGAGGATTGGCACCCTTTGAGTCTTGCTTACTCCCAATGTGTCAATCCGTCGCCCTTAAGGAGGTTTTAATTGGCATTGTTGCTTCTGGCTTGCtaactgggggcttggactcagacatctgtaaaggtgctttgtgacaatggttgtttttaaaagctctacataaataaatttgattttgaatttgacTTTGATGTATGTGGAATTCTTGGACAAGACTGGGAAAGGAATACTTTCAGATATTTAATCATCACATATCAACAATCATTATAAGAAAATATCACAGGAAGTCTGCAGAAAAAGATTATGCTTTCTGAGTCACATTAAAACTTTATATGTATACTTGAacttatgatttaaaaaaatccaaacacatgaaaaacaaacagcaaacaaacaaaattttgGTTGTAATAGATCTTTCTTAGAACCCCAACATTTGTCAACAGATACTATGACATGATGATTCTTCAAATAACATTTCCAACAGATCTGAAAATGTATTGATCAAACTGAAATGCTAACAAACAGAGGTCAGTATAAGGTAAAAGACTAAATCTACAATTCATCCATTAGTGCAGATTAGCCAAACAAACTCAGCCTAGCACTCCAATTCCTGAGATATTTGACTAATGGGGATGTTCCAAGTGTCCTCCCTTTGGTGACATACATTAGACAGAAGACATTCATGCCTAACATAAGTCCATAACAGTCacacctgtgtttgtttgtatatgggTTTCTGTTAGTGTATGTGTCCAAGTGTATAAAAGTCCAGGAACAAAAGCATTCAGACACTGAGCTACAGTGAAGGCACATCCAGATCATCTCCACACACTGAAGCAACATGGAGCCCAGAGCCTCTTTCTCCATTCTAGCCCTGCTGCTGGGTCTCTCTCAGGCTCTCCCTACCACAGAACCTCAGCATGTGGACATCACATCACGCATTATCACCATCAACAACGGTCAGATAAGTTGCTGATTCTtatctttgtattttaaaacccTTCCTCTGaaggtgtttgtatgtttggacCAAGGCAATGTTGACAATGGTGcaacattttttaacaaattgcATTTCCAACTCTTTGGTTGTTGCCAAACAAATCCCTTTTTCCCCATGATTATATAAAGGGTCCAGTGAACTGTTGGTGGAGGGAGACATACTTTTGCCAGAAACCAGGAATTCTCTGGTCTGCCCCAGCAACAAATGCTTTTGGAAGAAGTCCTCCAATGGTTTAGTGCAGGTGCCTTATGTTGTGAGCACTGATTTCTGTAAGTAAATCCCCCTGATTCAGGTTTTACCTTTATGTTGatattctttattaatgttctctttaattattttacagcTTCTTACGACAAGGATGTAATTAAGAATGCCATGGCATCATTCCGCAAGAAAACCTGCATTCGCTTTGTTCCCAGAACAGTTGAACCTGACTACATCAGCATCAAAAGCCTAGATGGGTGAGAGCAGggaattattttgaaaaatttaaaataattttacttccATTATTCATGTTTGATACACATTGTTAGCTGCTTGACTTATGTGACCAGAACaatcttctctctgtctctcaggtgtTACTCAGCTGTGGGCAAAACAGGTGGTGCTCAGGTGCTCTCTCTCAACAGGAACGGCTGTGTGTACCATGGAATCGTCGAGCACGAGCTGAACCATGCACTCGGTTTCTACCACGAGCATACCAGGAGCGACCGTGACAACTATGTCAGGATCAACTGGCAAAACATTGACCCAGCAATGCAGTCCAATTTCAACAAGGAGAACACCAACAATCTGAACACACCATACGACTACAGCTCTGTGATGCACTATGGAAACACGGCTTTCTCCATCAACGGAAAGGACACCATAACTCCTATTCCTGATGCATTGGTGGCGATTGGACAGAGAGTTGAACTGTCCACCATCGACGTTAAGAGGATCAAGATTCTGTACGAGTGCTAAACTTTACATCCGATGACATGATATTTTTATCTGATAGTTCTTCCTCTGTAGCTTGTCATAAATGTGCTATAATATTCTCATagcacataaataaaaatggagcAATAAAAGTATGTGATGTGTTATGTGACTTTAATGtcatataataaaattaattaaagcaaATGTCTTATCTGTCATGTTAAGTTATTTTCTAGGCTCAGGCCAAAACTGAGTgagtgaaatgtattaataaaatatataacctGAGAGAAATACACAGATGCTGATGGAGAAAAATCTCTCGATAAGTTTATTGATGTACAGGCAAATCCAAGACATAAACAGCAGGCTGGCAGTGGTCACAACCAGTACAGAGTGACCTAACACACAAGGGAGGTTCCAAAGAGTAAACTGGAACTGGGGAAATTCATATCCAGGTAGGCAGAAAACATTCAATGTAACACAGgcggaaaaaaacaacattgcGAAATCCAAAAAAATGCAGGGTCGACTACACTGAGAAAACAGTCCAGAGATAATGCTCAGTATGCTTGCTAATCACCAGCAATTCATCACAAAGAGGAAGTAGGCTGGACAGGCTTCTATGCACAGAGGGTAACTATACCCAGCTGAAATTGATAAGTTCTCTGGAGACATCGATGCCTTATGGTTTCTCAGGTGAGGGACTATTTATCAAAGACAGTGTATTGTTAAACTGGAACATTctttacaatttattttaaattacgtttcaagtttcaagtttcaagtttggtttatttgtcacatacatagtcatacacagtataactcgcagtgaaatggttgagtactctgtccaaactgaggaaaaagaaaacaggagtgcatagaggaatatatattctatatatgtacaaaaatatattaacaatgtatgtacaatatatgtatattatgtttatatacacaatgtacaatgtatatatggatatttaaatatgtatgtacacaatgtacagaatgtacagtcccatcttgcaattgacatatttacagttatgttacatggtggtaattgaacatattacagttatgttccatggtggtggtggtccccacagtttatcagtttccctgattcagggcccgaatggcctgtgtgaagaagctcctcttcagtctctccgtcttggtcttcagggagcgaaagcggttccctgacctcaacagagagaagagtctattgttgggatgggtggggttcTTCACAATGCTCCTAGCATTGGACTGGCACCTCTTGTGAAATTTGGTccgcaggtcaggaagttccgtgcgAGTGATGCGCTCtcctgaacgcaccaccctctggagtgctcgTCTGTCCTTCTTTgagctgttcccaaaccagactgtgatgtttgctgtgaggatgctctcgatagtgcaggtgtagaagttccgcagcaccttggTGGGCAgttagtcagagacttcatcacatcttcactgccagcctccatggacccactgcagtttgcataccaccacaaccgctccactgatgatgcaattgcacatctgcttcacaccacactgtttgtcgactacagttcagcatttaacactatcatcccctccctactcactactaagttggaggatctaggactgcatacatccctgtgtgactggatctccaacttcctaacagacagaccacaatcagtacgggtgggcaattGCGTCTCATTCACCCTCACCCccagcactggagctccccagggttgtgtcctaagccccctgctctactcactgtacacctatgactgcgtggccacttccagctccaccatcattgtcaagtttgctgatgataccgtcgtcatgggcctgatctcggacaacgatgagagtgTCTATCTGGatgagattaaacacctggagaactggtgccaggagaataatctcctcctgaatgtcagcaagacaaaggagctgatcgtggactgcagcaagaatcaggagcggcactaccaacctgttaAGATCAAcggaaccacagtggagagagtagacagtttcaggtaccttggagttcacatctcacaggacctgtcctggtcctgccacaccaactccctggcaaagaagtctcgtcagcgtctttaccatctcagatgcctaagagacttcagactgcccaccaaggtgctgcggaacttctacacctgcactatcgagagcatcctcacagcaaacatcacagtctggtttgggaacagctcAAAGAAGGACAGAcgagca includes:
- the LOC118240446 gene encoding high choriolytic enzyme 1-like, with the translated sequence MEPRASFSILALLLGLSQALPTTEPQHVDITSRIITINNGSSELLVEGDILLPETRNSLVCPSNKCFWKKSSNGLVQVPYVVSTDFSSYDKDVIKNAMASFRKKTCIRFVPRTVEPDYISIKSLDGCYSAVGKTGGAQVLSLNRNGCVYHGIVEHELNHALGFYHEHTRSDRDNYVRINWQNIDPAMQSNFNKENTNNLNTPYDYSSVMHYGNTAFSINGKDTITPIPDALVAIGQRVELSTIDVKRIKILYEC